ACAGCAACGGCGACGTTATCGGGGGGGCAGCCAATAATATTGCGATAGACGCGGACGTGGGGGGTACCACATTGAATGCCCTTGCCACTGCAATTGATGGTATTTCCGGGGTTGACGCCTCGGTGAGTGGCGGAAAACTGACCATAAGTGTTGATACCGGCGAAGAGCTCACGGCAGTTGGATTTGGCTTCTCAGATGACACCTCTTCCGTTCTGGCGGCCCTGGGCATTAATACCTTTTTTGACGGCTATGATGCCGGGTCAATAGCCCTTAACTCGGTTATCACCGATAATACAGATAATATTGCTGCGGGGAATATAGATTCAACAACAGGTGACTATAGCCTTGGTGATAATGAAAATGCCCTGGCCCTGGCCGATTTGCAGATTCAGGAGGTGGACATCGGCGGGCAGTCAGCAACCCTTGACGACTATTATAATGCCCTGGTGGGAGAAATCGGCATTACAGCCCGCGGGTATAACAGCGGCTATGATTTTAGCCGGAACATGGTTACTCAGTTGGGTCAGTTGCGTGATTCCGTCTCCGGCGTCTCTCTGGATGAGGAAATGACCAAATTAATCCAGTACCAACAGGCATACTCGGCTGCGGCCAAGTTAATCCAGTCCTCGGATGAGATGATGCAAACCCTTCTCTCTGCAAAATAGGAGTAATCAACCATGCGTATAACTATGAATAATATCTATGGTTCGATAATCAACAACCTGGATAAATTAGCCGATGATATGCATACATTAAATGAGACCATCTCCTCCGGCAGGAAATATACTACACCTTCCGATGATCCGGTGAGTTTGATCGGCGCCCTGGAAATACGGTCTATAATTGATGAAACGGAACAGTATGAGCGTAACGTCACCTATGGCATATTATGGGCAGATAATGCAGAGATTGCCTTGAGGCAAACGGATGAGATCATATCCCGGGCCCGGGAGATAGCCGTTCAGATGGCTAATGCCACGGAGAGCGAGGCTACACGGGCCTCAGCGGCAATAGAAGTCGGGCATCTGATTGAACAGATAGTGGCCCTGGGAAATTCCCAGGTAGCCGGGGAGTATATCTTTAGCGGACAGAAGACAAATATAGCTCCCTTTACCTATGATTCGGTAGCGGGTACGGTTACCTACAATGGCGACGAGAACGACATAAACATCCGGGTAGGCCGCAACAACAGCGCGACCATCAATAAAAACGGCAAAGATGCCTTTATGGACGACGATGAGACATCCAACCTTTTTACCTATCTTATTGACTTAAAGGAGGCCCTGGAGGGCAACAACGTGAGCGGGATTCAGGACAGTCTCGGCAGCTTAAGCGATGCCGCTGATTATATCAATGAGAAGGTAGCCGATTTTGGAGCGAAATATAATAAATTGGATATGAAAAAATATATATACGCCGAGTTGGGATTAAGCAACACGGAAAGATTGTCCGATATAGAAGATACAGATTTAGCAGAGGCCATATTGAATCTACAGACCAAGGAGGTTGCCTATCAGGCGGCCCTGACTGCGGCCTCAAAGGTTATGCAACTCAGTCTTGTTGACTTTTTACGATAACGGGTGATTTTTTCACCATGGAGGGTGAATGCTGGTCTTAACGAGGAAAAAAGGCGAAAGCATTATTATTGGCGATGATATTCGTGTCTATGTAGTGGATGTAAAGGGGAAACAGGTCAGATTAGGGATAGAAGCCCCTCCCAATGCGCCGGTACACCGTGAGGAAGTCTATAGAATTATTCAACTTGAGAATCAGTATGCGGCGCGGGAAGCGCCACTTGATCTGAGTCAGGCCTCAGATGTCTGGAAAGAAGAAAAAGAAGGCGGTAAGAATGAAAACTGAGACTAACTTGAAATTAAAATCGGTTGACGAAGAG
The Desulfovibrionales bacterium DNA segment above includes these coding regions:
- the csrA gene encoding carbon storage regulator CsrA, which gives rise to MLVLTRKKGESIIIGDDIRVYVVDVKGKQVRLGIEAPPNAPVHREEVYRIIQLENQYAAREAPLDLSQASDVWKEEKEGGKNEN
- the flgL gene encoding flagellar hook-associated protein FlgL, producing MRITMNNIYGSIINNLDKLADDMHTLNETISSGRKYTTPSDDPVSLIGALEIRSIIDETEQYERNVTYGILWADNAEIALRQTDEIISRAREIAVQMANATESEATRASAAIEVGHLIEQIVALGNSQVAGEYIFSGQKTNIAPFTYDSVAGTVTYNGDENDINIRVGRNNSATINKNGKDAFMDDDETSNLFTYLIDLKEALEGNNVSGIQDSLGSLSDAADYINEKVADFGAKYNKLDMKKYIYAELGLSNTERLSDIEDTDLAEAILNLQTKEVAYQAALTAASKVMQLSLVDFLR